In Hyperolius riggenbachi isolate aHypRig1 chromosome 10, aHypRig1.pri, whole genome shotgun sequence, a genomic segment contains:
- the LOC137535784 gene encoding uncharacterized protein, with the protein MSEDEIRILVYHFDSRDYDCVLRHYLHPNVRKNRIIDRVMKDLQEQCGVLRERSALIKKWYDLKNKQRRCLKRIRDDLRPRHEREDPQNKYSRKTQSASEWQPSTKSDHRLADIQSTQANADPPNIEECLIEHGACATLGPRTDVDQPPTIEGNIQPLHLHPFSSAVAVLPPNHIGLKTAILHERFACLAGFYLQTIKIVWVETDNKQLLGFLPKYPYSPFACFQTLMASHCLRLPTTRHQPWSNTHAHMKKPIATVHPTIGNVEHKKPTSNPQVLKSILVS; encoded by the exons ATGAGTGAGGACGAGATACGCATTCTGGTGTACCATTTTGATTCACGTGACTATGATTGTGTGTTACGCCACTACTTGCACCCCAATGTACGAAAGAATCGAATAATTGACAGAGTTATGAAAGACCTGCAGGAACAATGTGGTGTACTCAGAGAGCGCAGTGCGTTGATCAAGAAGTGGTATGATCTGAAGAACAAGCAACGACGTTGCCTTAAAAGAATACGTGATGACCTACGACCAC GCCACGAGAGGGAAGACCCACAGAACAAATACAGCCGCAAGACCCAGTCTGCGTCCGAATGGCAACCAAGCACCAAGTCAG ACCATCGACTCGCTGACATTCAGTCAACACAAGCGAATGCCGATCCACCGAATATTGAAG AGTGTTTAATCGAGCACGGTGCATGCGCAACATTGGGCCCAAGAACTGATGTTGACCAGCCACCCACTATTGAAGGTAATATTCAACCATTACATCTTCACCCATTTTCAAGTGCCGTGGCTGTTCTTCCCCCCAACCACATAGGGCTAAAGACGGCTATATTACATGAACGTTTTGCGTGTCTTGCTGGTTTTTACCTTCAAACTATCAAAATTGTGTGGGTGGAAACTGACAATAAGCAATTGCTTGGCTTTCTGCCCAAATACCCATACTCTCCATTTGCTTGTTTTCAGACCCTGATGGCGTCCCACTGCCTCAGACTGCCCACCACGAGGCATCAACCTTGGAGCAACACCCACGCACACATGAAG AAACCAATTGCAACAGTACACCCAACCATAGGCAATGTGGAACACAAGAAGCCAACATCCAATCCTCAAGTTCTGAAGAGCATTCTGGTAAGTTGA